In the genome of Ursus arctos isolate Adak ecotype North America unplaced genomic scaffold, UrsArc2.0 scaffold_22, whole genome shotgun sequence, the window TGTGTTCTACTCGAGCTTATTAGTTTTATCCCGTCTGCTTAGCCAATCGTCCTCTATCTGCTTTCAAAATGTTGTCCCTTCTCTGTTAttgtcttttcttctgctttttacatttatgatgtttttgttattttattgatgttttaacAGGGTATTAGGAGGAAACAATGGTAAATACAGGCATTTAATTAGATATATTTAATCAGAAAACTCAAGGAAAACATTTATATGTAATCTGTACTTCTCTTTGTCTCTATTAGGTGAAACTGAAGTCCACATTGGCCTGCCTCAGAAATGGCTGGCTTCAATCACACTGGTGTTAACCATGCAGTCTTCTACCTGGTGGGCATTCCAGGCCGAGAAGACCTACACATGTGGAtttccatccccttcctcctctcctatgTCTTTGCCCTCCTTGGAAATGGTCTGCTCATCTGCATTATCCTCATCAAGAGCAGCCTCCATGAACCTATGTATCTTTTTCTCTGCATGCTGGCTGGAGTTGACATTGTCTTTGCCACAACTACAGAACCCAAGGCATTGGCCATTTTCTGGTGCAATAGTAGGGAGATTTCTCTTAATAGCTGCATTGCCCAGCTCTACTTCCAGCATTCCTCCTTTATTTCTGAGTCAGGCATCTTGCTGATTATGGCATTTGACCGCTACATTGCAATATGTTATCCACTGAGGTACACCATGATACTCACCCACTCTCTGATAGGGAAAATTGGTGTGGCTGTTTTCATGAGAGCACATTGTACAATTTTTCCCATGATATTTCTTCTGAAGAGGCTGACTTTTTGCAGAAACAATGTCCTACCACATACATTCTGTGAACACATTGGCTTGGCCAAGTATGCCTGTGATGATATCCGTGTAAATATCTGGTATGGATTTTTTGTCTTAATGTCAACAGTGATCCTAGACattgttctcatttttgtttcctaTGCTCTGATTCTTCATGCTGTCTTCCGTATCCCTTCCCAAGATGCTCGCCACAAAGCTCTCAACACGTGTGGTTCCCATGTCTGTGTCATTGTCCTTTTTTATGGGCCCGGGATCTTCTCAGTTCTCACCCAACGCTTTGGCCATCACATCCCACTACATGTCCACATTCTGTTGGCCAATGTCAGCATGCTTGCTCCACCTATGCTAAATCCCATCATTTATGgggtcaaaacaaaacagatacgAGACCAAGTGGTTTATGTGTTGTTTCCAAAACAGAAATGACTGTGGGGATGGCAGAGACTGGTTTCTCAGAAACTTTGGTCCTTTGTGAGATGTGCTTTCACAGCAGTGAACCAGAAAACTACAAATGAGTCCTCAGCAAAAATAACTCATTGAATTATGGGCCTGTGGAGCAACTTACCTAAGACTGTGAGACTTGCCCCCCTAATCAGTCTGAAAACAGTGACTGTGGGTTGACTGAGATACTCACAGTTCATTATTTGGGGATGGAACAGTTTTCTCTGTAGTAGTCATGTATAACTCTAATATTCAACTCAATTTTGGGAACAGACAATATAATATTAAGTCTCATTTAGATAAAGAATAAGTTTTCTATCTTGAGCTATGTCAAGCCCTGAGACCTCTCACCACATGCCTGGACTCTTATGTAAAACCTTCATTCCTTCATACGTTTTCTCAAAATATCATGGACATTAAGAGGACTTAAGGCAAATGTACTCctaacttttgacattttgggGGTTGTTTCTCAAAAATCATCCCCCTCAGATGGTACAGAATAAATTCAGACTTCCTTTCCAGCAACACTTTCCACATCACTTTCACACAATCTGTGCTTCAGTCTCAAGGAACCGTCTATCTCTAATTTCTCCATTTTCAGTCATGTTGTCGTGGTACATTTTCCCTAAGGGATTCACTTGCCTGGAATGACCTCTCCTGTCcttgaccttttatttttaaaattaaaagaaaattattagagagagtgcacatgagtaggggggaggggcagagggaga includes:
- the LOC113269524 gene encoding olfactory receptor 52B4-like codes for the protein MAGFNHTGVNHAVFYLVGIPGREDLHMWISIPFLLSYVFALLGNGLLICIILIKSSLHEPMYLFLCMLAGVDIVFATTTEPKALAIFWCNSREISLNSCIAQLYFQHSSFISESGILLIMAFDRYIAICYPLRYTMILTHSLIGKIGVAVFMRAHCTIFPMIFLLKRLTFCRNNVLPHTFCEHIGLAKYACDDIRVNIWYGFFVLMSTVILDIVLIFVSYALILHAVFRIPSQDARHKALNTCGSHVCVIVLFYGPGIFSVLTQRFGHHIPLHVHILLANVSMLAPPMLNPIIYGVKTKQIRDQVVYVLFPKQK